A region of the Hydra vulgaris chromosome 12, alternate assembly HydraT2T_AEP genome:
gtttttacaattttttaataaaaataagaattttttaatttgttttttataaaacaattgttatttttgaaatttatatattgttttgcttcttttgagtaccaggttgacctacttataaggaacttttttttttaattttaggaccCCATTGAAAAGTAAACTTAATTGAGCTGATCCTGAATATTGGaactttaatgatttaaattttttcataaactaaCAACATTTAAACATCCAGccactttattattaaaaaatattttttttgaactggtctaaaatatatatatatatattttatatatatctatatatcttttagaccaaaatatatatatatatatacttttttttttaataataattattttactaattttttgtatCTATCAGGGGCTCTTCTAGACCGTTTTCGATAGCGTCGACCGTATTTGGGGgccgcccaaattaaaatttgaggaccttttttttatttattttttaggtttttacggcaaatattgcttttttgcTAAAGTTCGCCGGAAAGATGGGGTACCGCCGcccaattttttttcctagaataggccctgtatatatatatatatatatatatatatatatatatatatatatatatatatatatatatatatatatatatatatatatatatatatatacatatatatatatatatatatatatatatatatatatatatatatacatatatatatatatatatatatatacatatatatatatatatatatatatatatatatatatatatatatatatagagagagagggagagtgagagagagagagagagaaaaaaagtgggagagagagagatacagagagagagagagagatagagagTAGAGATGTGGAGTAAACTTTTCAGCATTCTGTTGTAATACATACATCTTATGCATAGAGTCACATAACAAGTTTTTAAGAGTTGCATAAATTAACCTTTATGTGTCAAATGTCCTGTGTTCGTAGCTGTACTGCTCATACTTATAACtcttttcaaatgaaaaaatataaaaatcttaaaacataCGGAAATTTATACGTTTACATCGGAGATAAGCTTCTAAGGCCCCACCCAGTGAAAAAGCGCACATGGGATACGCGTGGATTTTTTCCATATGTAACCTGTGTGGGGATTATTATTTTGTCCCATGTGGGTTTCATATGGTAAATCCCATATGGGATACGCGTGGGTTTTTACCATATGTAACTCATATAGGGATTATTATTTTGTCCCATGTGGGTTTCATATGGTAAATCCCACATGGGTTTTATGAGGTAAATCCTACATGGAATATAGGTGGAAAAAAGTACATGTTATAGATCTTAAATTCCACACATTTTAATCCAAATGGTATAAAAGTAGTCAATACTAGACAAATGAAAGTCTGAATGCTtctatgataatttttaaaattcttttaatttaaaaattacttaaatagtaatttaaaattaatcatcGAAGCTTTCAGAGAGGCTGAACTTAATCTGGTATTTGCTTCTTTATCCCATTTGGTATTCAAAATGTGTAGCATTTTTGATCTTTAACATGTGATGTTTTCCACCTATAAACTATGTGGGATTTACCTTAAACTATTATgacgaaattttataaaattaaaaaacgtgttgcaaaatgaatttattttaaaataaatgctatTAATCAATAcatctaaaatgaaaattaaaaatattattttttcttttgcgaTTTACACGCCGTTTTTTGTCGATTGAATTAATTATATCGCTTCGGCTTGCATAATACCAAGGTTTTTAGTATCTTCTAACTTTCTtcaaacattttctaaaaaaaaaaatatataaataaaattatatataaatatataaatatatatatatatatatatatatatatatatatatatatatatatatatatatatatatatatatatatatatatatatatatatatatagagagagagtgagagagagagatagagagagagagagtgagagacagagagagagagagagagagagagtgagagaCAGTaagtgagagagagagagagagagagagagagagagagagagagagagagagagagagagagagcaattttaatattaatttttattattagccAGGTTGAAGTCATTAATGACTACAATATTTCACAAATAATTATTTCCTAATTTATTACTTACAATGACTAACGTATTATGGGTAATTGAACACATATTATGCGTTATGAGCTTGAACCCATGAGGAGAATCCTGAAAAAAAAGTGATCAATTAGGATaagtagttaaacaaaaatgtaaaaacctACTTTTTCAATGATGTAGACGTTGGGTGCAATAGCCACTGGATGCAAAAGTATCTTTACTTTTTCGTCACACACACGGCCTTCTATAATAACAGGCCTTGACATCGCGCAAAATGCCGTAAAAACTGAAGGCCGATTAAAACTTCGCTTTTACTTATAttgatacatttttatattaggtAGGGTGTAATGGTAGTCTatgttttctaataataatCTCTAGTAAAGACggaaatataaaaagaaaaccaaaaaattgttaaaagataatcatatttttcgtatttcaaatttcattaataatatttatgtaatattaaatagtaTCAATAACAAACAGAACCATAACaaagtatatatctatatattagaAAGATaactgtatttttaattttttttgctaaaaatggtAACAATAAAAATCACCAACAATAAAAAACACCAACAAAAGTTgattcaagcaaaaaaaaagttttatcaatatatctCAACAGGGTAAATATTTACATATCCAAACATATTGAGAGACATATAGGctaatgagaaaataaaaaacataacaagtaaatagcataataaattacaaaactaattTTCACATAAATTATGAAAGCTTTAGTATTTTGGGAGTGGTAATTAGTGAGTAATTCTTTAGCAGAATATTAGAACATACTCTGCATTGTTTTTatgtgattttaaatttatatttagcaGCAATGAGTTGAAACTGAGTAACACAAAATGTTCTGCATAAAGGGTCAGTAgcaccttgaaaaaaaaaagcaaaatattgacCATTAGACAAAAGTATCAGAAGGAATTTCAAGTCCGCCTCTGTTTAGGCTATACAAATTACTtccatatttataataataattggtAGAAtcatcataaatttttatttcgctTTTTTGCACATAGCCAGCTATGTAAACTATAGCCACTAATGTAGATTTATTAACTGAGCTTTCAAGATCATGTATATTATCCAGAAGTTCTTTTTCATCAGTAGAAATATCTCTAAAACATATGTCATAAGTATGACCATCGATACCATAAACAGGAATGTCAAGTTGTAATATCAATTTAGTATgttgaatattaattttttcaattacagATTTAGCGTTTATAAAGTAAGTACCTCCAGATCCCTGTCGAAGCTTAGAAAAAGCTTTTTCAAGTGGATCTGTTGAAAACCAACCTAATAAGACATACTTTGCTCCATTACTCAACAAAGTTTCTACGAGATCAATAAAGCCATAACATGAATGCGCTATTGCATTGCTAGTATCTAGCGTAAGGTCTTTTACACGCTTACCTGTAGGTTTCATAAAATTTGACAGTTCAGCAATATCTCGTAGCAGTTGTAACTGTTGATCACCAACTGGATTTCTCCGCATAATTCATTTCTAAACCGAATGCCAGCACCAGGTGCTTTGACATTAACAACAttcgaaaaaaagttattttttcaataaatacagCAGTACcttcaaatgttttattttcaatatctaGATGCGTTCTTAATGCAGCTACTGCTTCTTCGcaaaaaacagacaaacaaaactTTACAGATTGTCTCTCTATTGGTTTTGGATAAACTGATTTAGCTGTAAgtttagagattttaaaaagactattgcactcagttttatataaagtttctaAATCACTCCACTTAGCCAAAGCCAGTTctttattgttcaaaaattgAAGTTCATCAGACTTTTCTGTCAACCAATTGTTTCGTATAGATTTTAAGAGATGCACATAAtcatacaataaatatatacctgATGTTGTTAACCATGGTTTACTATCAACTGTTTTAAACATTCCAAAAAATCTTTGATTTACACGGTTACCATCAGTAATTATTACCAGTGTCttactattttcaatattatttatcgATCAACAATTTGTTGACATTAAGCAAACTGAAATTCAGAGGAAAGATTTGCAACAGGTTAAGCTCTACATATAAATTCTGGACCTCCAAAAAGATATTTAATCATacatgataaaattgttttagctaACTTTTCAGGGTAGTTTACTGCTTGAACAAACAAAGCACCTCTTTGGTAAAGTAATGAAGCTTTTACATAGACCTCATCAATTAGTAGTATGGAAGTTCTTTTCAATggatttaaattcataaaaatactatttatgaAACTTAGGTCCTCCATTGAGCTTATTTTTGAAGTCAATCGTGTTAAAAACCTTATACTTGGCAACTTGTAGTCAATACACAAACAATCATATAAACTTCGTATAGAATATTTGACTGAAGcgaactttctttattttttaaaaatctaactgCTTCAAATAAAGCTGATTtcgtttttattaactttaatttgtttacagcTAAAGATGAAATATTACAAGTTGTGCCA
Encoded here:
- the LOC136088665 gene encoding uncharacterized protein LOC136088665, producing MRRNPVGDQQLQLLRDIAELSNFMKPTGKRVKDLTLDTSNAIAHSCYGFIDLVETLLSNGAKYVLLGWFSTDPLEKAFSKLRQGSGGTYFINAKSVIEKINIQHTKLILQLDIPVYGIDGHTYDICFRDISTDEKELLDNIHDLESSVNKSTLVAIVYIAGYVQKSEIKIYDDSTNYYYKYGSNLYSLNRGGLEIPSDTFV